A part of Sulfurimonas sp. HSL-1716 genomic DNA contains:
- a CDS encoding PhoU family transcriptional regulator, giving the protein MLKTYSNQLDDINEKIATIAENILEANMAILTGLQECDKDILSKAKESLKNMSSKTIELDNTIVKILALYSPEARDLRLIVSFFKITNELLRASSNTRSFISGLSNYCKELDETTVKEFAVPMQKSTVECLTAVVNMIKTTCTDETQELFNKVLISESKTDDLYELLQDNIFKQAPNIEDFGKFTKILSALRKSEKIADRALDVGSLLLFARIGGELGFVE; this is encoded by the coding sequence ATGTTAAAGACTTACAGCAACCAGTTAGATGATATAAACGAAAAGATCGCTACAATTGCCGAAAACATCTTGGAAGCCAACATGGCGATTCTTACGGGATTGCAGGAGTGCGATAAAGATATCTTGAGTAAAGCCAAGGAGAGCTTAAAAAACATGAGCTCAAAAACGATTGAGCTGGACAACACCATTGTCAAGATACTGGCGTTATACTCTCCAGAAGCAAGAGATCTGCGTCTCATCGTCTCGTTTTTTAAGATCACGAATGAACTTCTGCGTGCTTCTTCAAATACGAGAAGCTTTATATCGGGACTTAGCAATTACTGCAAAGAGCTTGACGAGACTACGGTAAAAGAGTTCGCGGTGCCTATGCAAAAATCGACCGTAGAGTGTCTGACGGCGGTAGTGAACATGATAAAAACCACATGTACCGACGAAACGCAGGAGCTTTTCAATAAAGTTCTTATCTCCGAAAGCAAGACGGACGATCTGTACGAACTTCTGCAGGACAACATCTTCAAACAGGCTCCAAATATCGAGGATTTCGGTAAATTTACCAAGATACTCAGCGCTTTGAGAAAAAGTGAAAAGATAGCCGACCGCGCTTTAGATGTAGGAAGCCTGCTTCTTTTTGCAAGGATCGGCGGTGAACTGGGGTTCGTCGAGTAA
- the pstB gene encoding phosphate ABC transporter ATP-binding protein PstB, producing the protein MPIMSIEDFSFTYASAQTRSLNGINLPIMKNSITALIGPSGCGKSTLLRSLNRIHDLYPGNDYEGRLMLLNEATGEMENILNIKKENEFIALRQRVGMIFQKPTPFPMSIFDNVAYGLRIAGIKNKTELADRVEAALKGSALFGEVSDRLNKSAMGLSGGQQQRLCIARAVALKPELLLFDEPTSALDPISTAAIEELIVELKKDVSIAIVTHNMQQASRISDYTAFMYLGDLIEYGETEKIFLNPKEKKTEDYITGRFG; encoded by the coding sequence ATGCCAATAATGAGTATAGAAGATTTTAGTTTTACATACGCTTCGGCGCAGACAAGATCACTAAACGGTATCAATCTTCCGATAATGAAAAACTCTATAACCGCGCTGATCGGTCCAAGCGGATGCGGAAAATCCACGCTGTTAAGATCTTTAAACAGAATCCATGACCTTTATCCCGGTAACGATTACGAGGGCAGGCTTATGCTGCTAAACGAAGCAACGGGTGAGATGGAAAATATTCTTAACATTAAAAAAGAGAACGAATTCATCGCTTTGCGCCAGCGTGTCGGGATGATCTTTCAAAAACCGACGCCGTTTCCTATGAGCATATTCGACAACGTCGCCTACGGTCTGCGTATCGCGGGGATCAAAAATAAAACTGAACTTGCCGACAGAGTAGAGGCAGCTTTAAAAGGCAGTGCGCTTTTCGGCGAGGTGAGCGACCGTCTGAACAAAAGCGCAATGGGACTTTCCGGCGGTCAGCAGCAGCGTCTGTGTATAGCAAGAGCGGTCGCGCTCAAACCCGAACTTCTGCTGTTTGACGAGCCGACGTCCGCGCTTGACCCCATCTCTACAGCAGCTATCGAAGAGCTGATCGTAGAACTTAAAAAAGATGTCAGCATTGCCATAGTCACGCATAATATGCAGCAGGCAAGCCGCATAAGCGACTATACCGCATTCATGTATCTCGGCGACCTGATAGAATACGGCGAGACGGAGAAAATATTTTTAAATCCTAAAGAGAAAAAAACAGAAGATTATATTACGGGGAGATTCGGATAA